A window of the Parabacteroides merdae ATCC 43184 genome harbors these coding sequences:
- a CDS encoding translocation/assembly module TamB domain-containing protein — protein MKGLKYIIVTLLTLFWIFYATPAILLRIPYVQQKVATTATRELSERLGVPVRIGNVDIEWFNRLVLENLYLEDESGTVLFDANHVSAGFEILPLLNGRIVFSTVRLFGFSVNLHKETPADKLNLQFVIDAFASKDTVKKQSNIDLRFNSILIRRGNFRYDVKNAATTPGKFNAKHIDIRNISAKISMKAFNKDSLNANIKKMSFDEASGFSLNKLSLNIVANKDSAIINNFEIKLPETDLKIDRAHIHTGEAVSASDLLDHSPVELNIAPSQICLKDLSAFVPAFRNFSETIELSAEASGYINNIGLKRLTLKYSDKMLFVGKMEMKGITHPEDAYIFGQVNKMYITTEGISGLANNFNERPVKLPDAIVKLGTINFTGEISGFFDNLVAFGKFSSAIGSVQTDLIFGNDKEKNIAAYLKGHLSTSPLHLNELFPDGNPYGTAKLAVTLDTHRPANGSFSGNIKANIDEFEYKGYKYENILLSGNFQKNGFNGVLDINDPNGKLYAEGLFLHEGKNSMFNFTSRLEHFHPDSLHLTNKYEAPDISCTLNADFTGNNIDNLEGSITLDSLSFKTKPDSFFLKKFKVEATGHSLDRHLAITSDVLNGEVTGAYSFTTIVPSLMQTLKGYIPALINVTQKKQKVMENNFSLLLTIENTEAISNTLKLPFTMLTQGRITGHYNNLYNRFRFEAYLPKFNIGKSMFESGYLTCDNPEDRVNLKLKATNYNAKGLRNYMDLKADAKDNRIQTQISWANNKERLFKADLSASTLFIEEEQEKGPAKLRTEISLNESPLILNDSTWHIAPSTITIADGKIGIQDFSVSNGTEYLHMEGTVSKDPADTLLLDLKQVELSYIFDILNIPVLQFAGKATGTFNITDLYGSRMLNTDLEVQNFSFNQVQLGRLNLFSEWDDQQKGILMLGSIYKNDTTWTDVSGYVYPVGKNAGLSLFFGANDLNLAFLHPFVENIAKNMQGRGFGNIHLHGPFKALNVEGDAFVLDGGLGIEYLNTYYTFSDSIHLTPGAIIGRNVTVHDKFGNSAKVNLTVNHKHFKDVSFDVGVQTNNMLVFDAPQKQNPLIFGTVFGTGTASIKGNGQLINFDINMRSDPKTSVKLDFMNNSSAAEYDFITFVNKKELREMALTKPVDSIKPLIFKNEDEGAELRMNFLLDITPDADIELIMDPVAGDKITGNCNGSLQIQYGTKTDLRMYGNIGIVQGNYNFSLQQLIHKNFKIRDGSIINFRGDPFEATMNVNAIYNVTANIQDLDPSLTYESSRRNTPVNCVLKLDGVLRNPTISFDLELPSSNEELQRQVKSLVDTEDMMTRQIIYLLVLNKFYTPEYNAQYKSNDFSAVASSALSSQISSIMNSFTDKVQLGTNIRTSQDGIEDTEVEMLLSSQLLNNRLIFNGNFGYKNSTINNQKNAFIGEFDLEYLLTPSGDIRLKAYNHANDMYMILKQALTTQGVGIMYKKDFTRFSDIFRRRKKYPLIPLRPTVPDSTQQTPVTTEQIPTATEHTKK, from the coding sequence ATCAAAGGACTTAAATACATAATTGTCACCCTGCTCACTCTGTTCTGGATATTCTATGCAACTCCGGCCATCTTATTGCGCATTCCCTATGTGCAGCAAAAAGTGGCAACGACGGCAACGAGAGAATTATCCGAGCGTTTAGGTGTGCCCGTACGGATCGGGAATGTAGACATCGAATGGTTCAACCGCTTGGTACTGGAAAATCTGTATCTCGAAGATGAAAGCGGAACCGTACTGTTCGATGCCAACCATGTGTCGGCAGGTTTCGAAATCCTGCCTTTGTTAAACGGCAGGATCGTGTTCTCGACAGTCCGCCTGTTCGGTTTCTCCGTCAACTTGCATAAGGAAACGCCGGCAGATAAGTTGAACCTGCAATTCGTCATCGATGCTTTCGCCAGCAAAGACACCGTAAAAAAGCAATCCAATATCGACCTGCGTTTCAACTCGATCTTAATACGCCGGGGAAATTTCCGTTACGATGTGAAGAATGCAGCCACTACCCCCGGAAAGTTCAATGCCAAGCATATTGACATCCGCAATATAAGTGCCAAAATCTCTATGAAGGCATTCAACAAGGACAGCCTCAATGCCAATATCAAGAAGATGAGTTTCGACGAGGCTTCGGGCTTTTCGCTGAACAAGCTTTCGCTCAACATCGTAGCCAACAAAGACAGCGCGATCATTAACAACTTTGAAATCAAGCTGCCAGAAACAGATCTTAAAATAGACCGCGCCCATATCCATACCGGAGAAGCAGTTAGTGCATCCGATTTACTGGATCATTCGCCAGTCGAACTGAATATCGCACCTTCGCAAATTTGCCTGAAAGACCTCTCCGCTTTCGTCCCGGCATTCCGCAACTTCTCGGAAACCATCGAACTTTCGGCCGAGGCATCGGGCTACATAAACAATATCGGCTTGAAACGGCTGACACTGAAATACAGCGACAAGATGCTTTTTGTCGGCAAGATGGAGATGAAAGGAATAACACACCCGGAAGACGCCTATATCTTCGGACAAGTCAATAAGATGTATATCACGACCGAAGGAATTTCGGGCCTTGCTAACAACTTCAACGAACGCCCAGTCAAGCTGCCGGATGCGATCGTCAAGTTAGGCACGATCAACTTTACCGGAGAGATATCCGGTTTCTTCGACAACCTGGTCGCTTTCGGCAAGTTCTCGTCGGCGATCGGTTCCGTCCAGACCGACCTGATATTCGGAAACGACAAGGAGAAGAATATCGCCGCCTACCTGAAAGGACACCTTTCGACTTCCCCCTTGCACCTGAATGAACTTTTTCCGGACGGTAATCCGTATGGAACAGCCAAGTTAGCCGTTACGCTGGACACACACCGTCCTGCCAACGGGTCGTTTTCAGGTAACATAAAGGCGAATATAGACGAGTTCGAATACAAAGGCTACAAATATGAAAACATACTCCTGTCAGGTAATTTCCAGAAAAACGGGTTCAACGGAGTGTTGGACATCAACGATCCGAACGGCAAACTGTATGCCGAAGGGCTATTCCTGCATGAAGGCAAAAATTCTATGTTCAACTTCACTTCACGTCTGGAACATTTCCATCCGGACAGCCTCCATCTGACGAATAAATACGAGGCTCCGGATATCTCCTGCACACTGAATGCCGACTTCACGGGAAACAATATCGACAACCTAGAAGGGAGCATTACGCTTGACAGCCTCTCCTTCAAGACCAAGCCAGACAGCTTTTTCCTGAAAAAGTTCAAGGTAGAGGCTACGGGGCATTCACTGGACCGTCATCTGGCCATCACCTCCGACGTCTTGAACGGCGAAGTGACGGGTGCTTATTCCTTCACGACAATCGTTCCCAGCCTTATGCAAACATTAAAGGGGTATATCCCGGCTCTGATCAACGTCACGCAAAAGAAACAGAAGGTGATGGAAAACAATTTCTCCCTCTTGCTGACTATCGAAAATACGGAAGCCATATCCAACACCCTGAAACTGCCTTTTACGATGTTGACCCAAGGACGTATCACAGGACATTACAATAACCTGTACAACCGCTTCCGCTTCGAGGCCTATCTGCCTAAATTCAACATCGGCAAGTCCATGTTCGAATCCGGCTATCTGACCTGTGACAACCCGGAAGACAGGGTAAACTTGAAGCTCAAGGCAACCAACTACAATGCCAAAGGATTGCGCAACTATATGGACCTGAAAGCCGATGCCAAAGACAACCGGATACAGACGCAGATCAGCTGGGCCAACAACAAAGAACGCTTGTTTAAAGCAGACCTCTCCGCCTCCACACTCTTCATCGAGGAAGAACAGGAAAAAGGGCCGGCCAAACTGCGTACGGAAATCTCGCTGAACGAGAGTCCGCTGATCCTGAACGATTCCACCTGGCACATAGCCCCGTCTACTATCACCATTGCAGACGGCAAGATTGGGATACAAGACTTTTCCGTCTCCAACGGCACCGAATATCTCCACATGGAAGGAACAGTTTCAAAAGATCCGGCCGATACACTGTTACTGGATCTGAAACAAGTAGAACTGAGCTATATCTTTGACATTCTGAATATCCCAGTACTTCAATTTGCCGGAAAGGCTACCGGAACCTTCAACATTACCGACCTCTACGGCAGTCGGATGCTAAACACCGATCTCGAAGTACAAAACTTCTCGTTCAACCAAGTACAATTAGGACGCCTCAACCTTTTTAGCGAATGGGACGACCAGCAAAAAGGCATTCTGATGTTAGGCAGCATCTACAAGAACGATACGACTTGGACTGATGTGAGCGGCTATGTCTATCCGGTCGGCAAAAACGCAGGCCTTTCCCTCTTCTTCGGGGCAAACGACCTGAACTTGGCTTTCCTGCATCCTTTCGTCGAAAATATCGCTAAGAACATGCAAGGACGGGGCTTCGGGAATATCCATCTGCACGGGCCGTTCAAGGCGTTGAATGTAGAGGGGGACGCCTTTGTTCTCGATGGTGGGCTGGGTATCGAATATCTGAACACCTACTACACTTTCTCCGACTCCATCCATCTGACACCGGGGGCGATCATCGGACGCAACGTAACGGTGCATGACAAATTCGGCAACTCGGCAAAGGTTAATCTGACCGTCAATCACAAACATTTCAAAGATGTCAGCTTCGATGTAGGAGTCCAGACAAACAATATGTTGGTATTCGATGCGCCTCAAAAGCAGAATCCGCTGATATTCGGAACCGTTTTCGGAACCGGAACAGCCTCCATAAAAGGGAACGGGCAATTGATCAACTTCGATATCAATATGCGAAGTGATCCCAAGACATCCGTCAAACTCGACTTCATGAACAACTCTTCCGCGGCAGAATATGATTTCATCACTTTCGTGAATAAAAAAGAATTGCGGGAAATGGCACTTACCAAACCGGTCGATTCCATTAAACCTCTTATCTTCAAAAACGAAGACGAAGGGGCGGAATTGCGCATGAACTTCCTTCTCGACATCACACCGGATGCCGATATAGAGCTGATTATGGATCCGGTCGCAGGCGATAAAATAACAGGTAACTGCAACGGAAGCCTCCAGATACAGTACGGGACGAAAACCGACTTGCGCATGTATGGAAACATCGGGATCGTACAAGGAAACTATAATTTCAGCCTACAACAACTCATCCATAAAAACTTCAAGATACGGGATGGCAGTATTATCAACTTCCGGGGAGATCCCTTCGAGGCAACGATGAATGTAAATGCCATCTATAACGTAACAGCCAACATACAAGACCTGGATCCCAGTCTGACGTACGAAAGCTCCCGACGCAATACGCCGGTCAATTGCGTATTGAAATTAGACGGTGTGCTGAGGAACCCAACCATTTCGTTCGACCTCGAACTGCCGAGCTCCAACGAAGAGCTCCAACGGCAGGTCAAAAGTCTGGTTGATACAGAAGACATGATGACCCGGCAAATTATCTATCTGCTGGTTCTGAACAAATTCTATACGCCGGAATACAATGCGCAATATAAATCGAACGATTTCAGCGCAGTGGCCTCATCCGCCCTTTCTTCCCAAATATCCAGTATCATGAATAGCTTCACCGACAAAGTGCAACTCGGTACAAATATCCGGACCAGCCAGGACGGTATCGAAGATACGGAAGTAGAAATGCTGCTGTCCAGCCAATTACTAAACAACCGCCTCATATTCAACGGAAACTTCGGGTACAAAAACAGTACGATCAACAATCAGAAGAATGCCTTCATCGGTGAATTCGACCTCGAATATCTGCTGACGCCCAGCGGTGATATCCGCCTGAAAGCCTACAACCATGCCAACGACATGTATATGATTCTAAAACAAGCCCTGACAACACAGGGCGTAGGTATCATGTATAAGAAAGACTTTACCCGCTTCTCCGATATTTTCCGGCGACGGAAGAAATATCCTCTGATCCCCCTGCGCCCCACCGTACCAGACAGCACACAGCAAACACCGGTAACCACAGAGCAAATTCCGACAGCAACAGAACATACAAAAAAGTAA
- the tsaD gene encoding tRNA (adenosine(37)-N6)-threonylcarbamoyltransferase complex transferase subunit TsaD, translating into MSVTILGIESSCDDTSSSVIRDGVMLSNVIASQAVHEAYGGVVPELASRAHQQNIIPVVAEAIKRAGIDKSELSAVAFTRGPGLMGSLLVGTSFAKGLAASLDIPMIEINHLQAHVLAHFIKETPEDDHAPSFPFLCLLVSGGNSQIIKVNAYNDMEVIGQTIDDAAGEAFDKCAKVMGLGYPGGPVVNRLANEGNPKAFTFSKPHILGYDYSFSGLKTSFLYTLRDKLQEEPDFIEKNKQDLCASLQATVIDILMNKLRRAAKDLGIKEVAVAGGVSANSGLRDAFLDHAKRFGWKVHIPKFSFTTDNAAMVAITGYYKYLDKQFCPMDAAPFARVEVKLR; encoded by the coding sequence ATGAGTGTGACAATCTTAGGAATCGAATCATCGTGTGATGATACTTCCTCATCTGTAATACGCGACGGCGTGATGTTGTCGAATGTAATTGCCAGTCAAGCTGTTCACGAAGCCTACGGCGGTGTTGTTCCCGAATTGGCTTCCCGCGCACATCAACAGAACATTATCCCGGTGGTTGCCGAAGCGATCAAGCGTGCCGGTATCGATAAATCCGAATTGAGTGCCGTTGCTTTCACCCGTGGGCCGGGTTTGATGGGGTCGTTGTTGGTCGGAACTTCTTTTGCCAAAGGTTTGGCGGCTTCGTTGGACATTCCGATGATCGAGATCAACCATTTGCAGGCGCATGTGTTGGCCCATTTCATCAAGGAGACGCCGGAAGACGATCATGCTCCTTCGTTCCCGTTCCTTTGCCTGTTGGTATCTGGTGGGAACTCGCAGATTATCAAGGTGAACGCATATAACGATATGGAGGTGATCGGACAGACGATCGACGATGCTGCCGGTGAAGCGTTCGACAAATGTGCGAAGGTGATGGGGCTGGGGTATCCTGGGGGACCTGTCGTGAATCGCCTTGCCAACGAAGGAAACCCGAAGGCTTTTACATTTAGCAAACCGCATATCCTCGGTTACGACTATAGTTTCAGTGGGCTGAAAACCTCTTTCCTTTATACCTTGCGTGACAAACTACAGGAGGAACCTGATTTTATCGAAAAGAACAAGCAGGATCTTTGTGCCTCTTTGCAAGCGACGGTGATCGATATCCTGATGAACAAATTGCGCCGGGCGGCAAAAGATCTGGGCATTAAGGAGGTTGCCGTAGCTGGTGGCGTATCGGCCAATTCCGGCTTGCGGGATGCATTTCTTGACCATGCGAAACGTTTTGGCTGGAAGGTGCATATCCCGAAATTCTCTTTCACGACGGACAATGCGGCAATGGTTGCCATAACGGGGTATTACAAATATCTCGACAAGCAATTTTGCCCGATGGATGCGGCTCCCTTTGCAAGGGTAGAGGTGAAACTAAGGTAA
- a CDS encoding CinA family protein — MVIEKEIGELLRSRHLTMGTAESCTGGYIAHLITRVAGSSDYFCGGVVSYSNEVKHHVLGVSEDSLAQYGAVSRPVVEQMALGAIRVLGCDCAVATSGIAGPGGGTPEKPVGTVWIAAALKDMVVSECCHFGTEREDNIRLAANTALRMLQQLL, encoded by the coding sequence ATGGTTATAGAAAAAGAAATAGGCGAGTTGCTTCGTTCCCGCCATCTGACGATGGGAACGGCTGAAAGTTGTACCGGCGGATATATTGCACATCTGATTACACGTGTGGCTGGCAGTTCAGATTACTTTTGTGGAGGAGTCGTTTCCTACAGCAATGAAGTGAAGCACCATGTTTTAGGCGTTTCGGAAGATAGCTTGGCGCAGTACGGGGCAGTCAGTCGTCCGGTCGTCGAGCAGATGGCGTTAGGAGCGATCCGTGTGTTAGGTTGCGACTGTGCGGTTGCCACTTCCGGCATTGCCGGTCCCGGTGGAGGTACGCCGGAAAAGCCGGTCGGAACTGTCTGGATTGCTGCCGCCCTGAAAGACATGGTCGTATCAGAATGCTGTCATTTCGGGACAGAGCGTGAAGATAATATCCGGTTGGCGGCGAATACGGCGTTGAGGATGCTGCAGCAGTTGCTATAA
- the nth gene encoding endonuclease III, with protein MRKEERYKGVLNWFNEHVPVAETELHYDNPYQLLIAVILSAQCTDKRVNMITPALFRDFPTPEVMAASTSEVIFEYIRSVSYPNNKSKHLVGMAKMLMSDFDGVVPSDIDELQKLPGVGRKTANVIASVVYNKPAMAVDTHVFRVANRIGLTNNSKTPLETEKELVKHIPEEQIPIAHHWLILHGRYTCIARKPKCEECGLKPWCKYFLSPKKT; from the coding sequence ATGCGCAAAGAGGAACGATATAAAGGAGTCTTGAATTGGTTCAACGAGCATGTGCCGGTCGCCGAAACGGAACTGCATTACGACAACCCATATCAATTGCTTATCGCTGTGATCCTGTCCGCCCAATGTACGGATAAACGGGTGAATATGATCACTCCTGCCCTCTTCCGGGATTTTCCGACCCCCGAAGTCATGGCCGCTTCTACTTCGGAAGTGATCTTTGAATATATCCGAAGCGTATCTTATCCCAACAATAAATCAAAACATTTAGTCGGCATGGCGAAGATGCTGATGTCCGATTTCGACGGTGTCGTACCATCCGATATAGACGAGTTGCAAAAGTTGCCCGGCGTAGGCCGCAAGACGGCAAACGTCATAGCCTCGGTCGTCTACAACAAGCCAGCAATGGCTGTCGACACACATGTGTTCCGCGTAGCCAACCGCATCGGCCTGACAAACAACAGCAAAACCCCGTTGGAAACGGAAAAGGAGTTGGTGAAGCATATCCCGGAGGAACAAATCCCGATCGCCCACCACTGGTTGATCCTGCACGGACGTTACACCTGTATCGCCCGCAAGCCCAAATGCGAAGAATGTGGTCTCAAACCTTGGTGTAAATATTTCCTGAGTCCCAAGAAAACATAA
- the crcB gene encoding fluoride efflux transporter CrcB, with translation MIKVLLLITGGAIGTVFRYGVSTWVQRSMLHSFPFGILSVNVIGSFLIGFCWSIAETCNLSAGARVFLFTGLFGGFTTFSSFALDTMSLMKTGEYKLALLNLIASNVLGLLAVFLGLLLGKNFMSLIK, from the coding sequence ATGATAAAGGTTTTACTACTTATAACAGGAGGGGCAATCGGCACCGTATTCCGCTACGGAGTTTCCACGTGGGTACAGCGTTCGATGCTACACTCCTTCCCTTTCGGGATACTTTCGGTCAATGTGATCGGCTCTTTCCTCATCGGCTTCTGTTGGAGTATAGCCGAAACTTGTAATCTATCTGCGGGCGCAAGAGTATTTCTCTTCACCGGGCTGTTCGGCGGATTTACCACATTCTCTTCGTTTGCACTAGATACGATGTCGCTGATGAAAACAGGCGAATATAAGTTGGCACTTTTAAACCTGATCGCCAGCAATGTGTTAGGATTGTTAGCCGTATTCTTAGGATTGCTTCTTGGTAAAAATTTCATGTCACTAATAAAATAA
- the pheS gene encoding phenylalanine--tRNA ligase subunit alpha, translating into MINKINALLKEVENLKAANAEEVEALRIKYLSKKGEISLLMNDFRNVAADQKREVGQHLNKLKEATQNRINELKASFENVQTTNDDIDLTRTSYPIELGTRHPLSLVKKEICDIFGRLGFSIAEGPEIEDDWHVFSSLNFAEDHPARDMQDTFFIQHNPDVLLRTHTSSVQTRVMENQEPPIRIICPGRVYRNEAISYRAHCFFHQVEALYVDKNVSFADLKQALLFFAKEMFSADTKIRLRPSYFPFTEPSAEMDISCNICGGKGCPFCKGTGWVEILGCGMVDPNVLENCGIDSKVYSGYALGMGIERITNLKYQVKDLRMFSENDVRFLRQFESAN; encoded by the coding sequence ATGATCAATAAGATTAACGCTCTGCTTAAGGAAGTAGAGAACCTGAAAGCGGCAAACGCTGAAGAAGTGGAGGCATTACGCATTAAATATCTCAGCAAAAAAGGTGAAATATCTTTGCTGATGAATGATTTTCGCAATGTAGCGGCAGATCAGAAGCGTGAAGTCGGCCAGCACCTCAACAAGCTGAAAGAGGCAACCCAAAATAGAATTAATGAGCTGAAAGCCAGCTTTGAGAATGTACAGACGACGAATGATGACATCGACCTCACCCGTACATCCTATCCTATTGAATTAGGTACTCGCCATCCGCTTTCACTCGTAAAGAAAGAAATCTGCGACATCTTCGGACGCTTAGGATTCAGCATTGCTGAAGGACCGGAAATCGAAGACGACTGGCATGTATTCTCTTCTTTGAACTTTGCAGAAGACCACCCTGCCCGCGACATGCAGGATACTTTCTTTATCCAACATAATCCGGACGTATTGCTTCGTACACACACTTCTTCCGTACAAACACGTGTCATGGAGAATCAAGAGCCTCCTATCCGTATTATCTGTCCGGGACGTGTATATCGTAATGAAGCGATCTCCTATCGCGCACACTGTTTCTTCCATCAGGTAGAAGCCTTGTATGTGGACAAAAACGTTTCTTTCGCCGACTTGAAACAGGCATTACTGTTCTTCGCCAAAGAAATGTTCAGCGCAGACACGAAAATTCGCTTGCGTCCATCTTATTTCCCGTTCACTGAACCTTCTGCCGAAATGGATATTTCTTGTAATATCTGTGGTGGAAAAGGCTGCCCGTTCTGTAAAGGAACCGGTTGGGTAGAAATTCTCGGTTGCGGTATGGTAGACCCGAATGTGCTTGAAAACTGTGGTATCGACAGCAAAGTATATTCCGGTTATGCTTTAGGAATGGGGATTGAGCGTATAACAAACCTGAAATACCAAGTAAAAGACTTACGCATGTTCTCCGAAAACGATGTCCGTTTTCTGAGACAGTTTGAGTCAGCCAATTAA
- a CDS encoding DMT family transporter, which yields MNTKVKGYFLGAIAAATYGTNPLFALPLYKDGMDPDSVLFFRYLFAIPILGMMIKGRGRSFKIEHKAAVPLIVMGLLVAFSSLALFQSYNYMEVGIASTLLFVYPIMVALIMALVFKEKLTLQTVFCILLALSGIGLLYKSGDGTTLSLTGVLLVMASALSYAIYIIGVNQSTLKNVATLPLTFYILLFGVSLFFVRVGFGKDLYIVDKWYLWGNLIALAVFPTAISFLCTTSAVQYIGSTPTAILGALEPVTAVFFGVAVFGETLTPRIGCGILLIILAVTIIIAGSNITSHLIRFRKLFPRLPLKRKGKMNG from the coding sequence ATGAATACAAAGGTAAAAGGATATTTTTTGGGAGCGATCGCCGCTGCGACTTACGGAACTAACCCACTATTTGCTCTTCCACTGTATAAAGACGGAATGGATCCTGATTCGGTTCTTTTTTTCAGGTACTTGTTCGCAATTCCCATACTAGGCATGATGATTAAAGGGAGAGGGAGAAGTTTCAAAATAGAACATAAAGCAGCAGTTCCACTGATTGTCATGGGGCTATTGGTTGCTTTTTCTTCATTAGCTTTGTTCCAAAGTTACAATTATATGGAAGTCGGGATTGCTTCTACACTTCTTTTCGTCTATCCGATCATGGTCGCATTGATTATGGCACTTGTATTCAAAGAGAAACTAACCTTACAAACAGTCTTTTGCATTTTACTGGCACTATCAGGTATCGGTCTGCTCTATAAAAGCGGTGATGGCACAACACTCAGTCTCACCGGTGTTTTGCTGGTTATGGCTTCAGCTCTCTCCTATGCCATCTACATAATAGGAGTGAACCAATCGACACTGAAAAACGTGGCTACGCTTCCGCTGACTTTTTACATACTGCTTTTCGGCGTATCTCTATTCTTTGTCCGTGTCGGGTTCGGGAAAGACCTTTATATTGTGGACAAATGGTATCTTTGGGGAAACCTGATCGCGCTTGCCGTCTTCCCTACCGCCATTTCATTCCTTTGTACAACTAGTGCTGTCCAGTATATCGGTTCGACACCGACAGCCATACTGGGAGCACTAGAGCCGGTCACAGCTGTATTTTTCGGGGTTGCCGTGTTCGGCGAAACCTTGACACCAAGGATCGGTTGCGGGATATTATTAATTATTCTCGCCGTGACAATCATCATTGCGGGCAGCAACATCACGAGTCATTTGATCCGTTTTAGAAAGCTCTTCCCTCGGTTGCCGCTCAAAAGAAAAGGTAAGATGAACGGATAA
- the nikR gene encoding nickel-responsive transcriptional regulator NikR, with protein MPLKRFGVSLEDNLLESLDQYVSENGFANRSQAIRFLVEKNVAEKKWQCNHIVAGTIILMYDQVKKDITSRIADIQQNYQDVILSSSQYYVNRNFCLHIATVMGTAYRLTELSDRLTTIKGLKHGKLVMSRAD; from the coding sequence ATGCCTTTGAAGCGTTTCGGAGTCTCGTTGGAGGATAACCTGCTGGAGTCGTTGGATCAGTATGTGAGCGAGAACGGTTTCGCCAACCGTTCGCAGGCGATCCGTTTTCTAGTGGAGAAGAATGTCGCTGAAAAGAAATGGCAATGTAACCATATCGTGGCAGGTACGATCATTCTTATGTATGACCAGGTAAAAAAGGATATTACTTCCCGGATTGCCGATATTCAGCAAAATTATCAGGATGTTATCTTGTCTTCTTCCCAATATTATGTGAACCGGAATTTTTGTCTGCACATTGCAACCGTGATGGGCACAGCTTACCGTCTGACTGAGTTGTCGGACCGGTTGACTACGATAAAGGGGCTTAAGCATGGCAAGTTGGTTATGAGCCGGGCTGATTAG